A stretch of the Pseudomonadota bacterium genome encodes the following:
- a CDS encoding PAS domain S-box protein, translating to MKINYLQKNRLAYLSPWLSISAFALLALIIFIFAANNIQRVKKLQTESLFHKGQSLANFINAGTRTFRMMAVRGDLSLAQQFVEHAESEDQEIIYIAIVDESGKALVHSDPSKVGDTLDTSELNQQGEVPGNTCRIYPADNPEASCILEVIAPFTPFRHGKMPGRHKRINKSQPLTDDEDLRTFQETEKYTIHIGLDMGGLEETVRHHRLQMIILSIAMLLIGIGGWLSLLTAQSYKISQQTLEHMQAFTSLLISKLPLGVIATDASGKIKTFNHFAETITRIDYRNAVNKRPASILPNPFAEQFSEEMSQEIFDNEVVHTSENGQLLILNMSAVSIRDASNQFLGRVLLIHDITELKKLEKEIQRKDRFVALGKMAAGVAHEVRNPLSSIKGFATLLGSKFNPGSKEDEAAQLLVQEVERLNRSITELLNYSKPLPLNKTAINLKTFLLNSLQLIESDAQELNILVKPDLQDTSTELSVDTDRMNQVLLNIYINALQAMKPGGTLTISTVTNNNQIDIIIEDTGCGIDAENIRRIIDPYFTTKPNGTGLGLAIVQKIVEEHGGSIAFESVLDLGTRVAISLPTTDGQAKQPPR from the coding sequence ATGAAAATCAATTATCTACAAAAAAACCGCCTGGCCTATCTGTCTCCCTGGTTGTCAATTTCGGCATTCGCCCTGCTGGCTCTGATAATTTTTATTTTTGCGGCAAACAACATTCAACGCGTAAAAAAACTCCAGACGGAAAGCCTGTTTCATAAAGGCCAGTCTCTGGCGAATTTTATAAACGCCGGCACCAGAACCTTCCGGATGATGGCGGTCCGGGGAGATCTTTCCCTTGCTCAGCAATTTGTAGAACATGCTGAGTCTGAAGACCAGGAAATCATATACATTGCCATAGTCGATGAATCCGGCAAAGCCCTTGTACACAGTGACCCGTCAAAGGTCGGCGACACCCTTGATACTTCCGAACTCAACCAGCAAGGCGAAGTTCCAGGAAATACCTGCCGGATTTATCCTGCTGACAACCCTGAGGCGTCGTGCATTCTTGAAGTCATCGCCCCTTTTACTCCTTTCCGGCATGGGAAAATGCCGGGCAGGCATAAAAGGATCAACAAAAGTCAGCCCCTCACCGATGATGAGGATCTCCGCACCTTTCAGGAAACTGAGAAATATACCATTCATATCGGCCTTGACATGGGGGGTCTTGAGGAAACCGTCAGGCATCACCGCCTGCAGATGATAATTCTCTCCATTGCCATGCTGCTGATAGGTATCGGCGGATGGCTGTCACTTCTCACGGCCCAGAGCTATAAAATCTCCCAACAGACATTGGAACACATGCAAGCCTTCACATCCCTTCTCATTTCAAAACTGCCTTTGGGAGTTATAGCCACCGATGCAAGCGGCAAGATCAAAACCTTCAACCATTTTGCAGAAACCATCACCCGGATTGATTACCGGAATGCAGTGAATAAAAGACCGGCATCAATCCTCCCAAATCCCTTTGCAGAACAGTTTTCTGAGGAAATGTCCCAGGAGATTTTTGACAATGAAGTGGTCCATACGTCAGAAAACGGTCAGCTGCTGATCTTGAATATGAGCGCTGTTTCCATACGTGATGCAAGCAATCAATTCCTGGGCCGGGTACTTCTCATCCATGACATTACCGAACTTAAAAAACTTGAAAAAGAAATCCAGAGAAAAGACCGGTTTGTCGCTCTTGGAAAAATGGCCGCCGGAGTTGCCCATGAAGTCCGCAATCCCCTGAGTTCCATAAAAGGGTTTGCTACACTTCTCGGGTCAAAATTCAATCCGGGGAGCAAAGAAGATGAGGCTGCGCAACTTCTGGTGCAGGAGGTTGAGAGACTGAACCGCAGCATCACCGAGCTGCTCAATTATTCCAAACCGCTGCCCCTGAACAAAACCGCAATCAATCTGAAAACTTTTTTGCTTAACTCATTGCAATTGATCGAATCAGACGCCCAGGAATTAAACATTTTGGTGAAACCGGATCTGCAAGATACTTCTACGGAGTTGAGCGTGGACACAGACCGGATGAACCAGGTGTTATTGAATATCTATATTAACGCGCTGCAGGCGATGAAACCAGGCGGCACCCTGACAATCAGCACGGTAACGAATAACAACCAGATTGATATCATTATTGAAGATACCGGTTGCGGCATTGATGCTGAAAACATCCGGAGAATTATTGATCCCTACTTTACAACAAAACCCAACGGCACAGGTCTCGGGTTGGCAATAGTCCAGAAAATCGTTGAAGAACACGGTGGGTCAATCGCCTTTGAAAGCGTCCTGGACTTAGGCACCCGGGTCGCAATCAGTCTGCCGACAACAGATGGTCAGGCTAAACAACCCCCGAGATGA
- the murA gene encoding UDP-N-acetylglucosamine 1-carboxyvinyltransferase, with protein sequence MDKILIEGGYKLSGEIAVSGAKNAALPLIAATLLTPEKQVLRNVPDLRDTRTILALLESLGVTWEKQGTTLTIDSSQLFDYEASYDLVKTMRASVLVLGPLLARLGKARVSLPGGCAIGARPIDFHLKGLEILGVDLELREGYVDASVQGRMQGGNVYFDMPSVTGTENILMAAVLAEGTTVIKNAAREPEIGNLIDMLKAMGAQIEGRDTDRLIIHGVNELSSAEIDIIPDRIETGTYLIAVGATGGEATITNCNPSHLPSLLEKLRAAGLSIQEFGNSLHVVRKGPLKSIDIKTMPYPGFPTDLQAQVMALMATGNGLSVIIETIFENRFMHVAELRRMGADIRTEGHSAIVNGKGGLSGAPVMATDLRASASLVIAGLAAEGMTEISRVYHLDRGYDDLVGKLSGIGAKISRVKE encoded by the coding sequence TTGGATAAAATTTTAATAGAAGGCGGATACAAGCTGTCCGGAGAAATCGCGGTCAGCGGCGCTAAAAACGCAGCTCTGCCGCTTATTGCCGCGACATTGTTGACCCCTGAAAAACAGGTTCTGCGGAACGTGCCTGATCTTCGTGATACCCGGACAATTCTGGCCCTGCTTGAAAGCCTGGGCGTTACATGGGAGAAACAGGGTACTACCCTCACCATAGATAGTTCGCAATTGTTCGATTATGAAGCTTCTTATGACCTGGTAAAGACAATGCGCGCCTCCGTACTTGTTCTCGGGCCCTTGCTGGCACGTTTGGGAAAAGCCCGCGTTTCACTTCCCGGCGGTTGTGCCATTGGAGCAAGACCTATTGATTTTCACCTGAAAGGACTCGAGATCCTGGGAGTTGATCTGGAGCTTCGAGAAGGATATGTGGATGCAAGCGTGCAGGGACGTATGCAGGGAGGCAATGTCTATTTTGATATGCCGTCGGTAACCGGCACGGAGAATATTCTCATGGCCGCGGTCCTTGCCGAAGGCACAACGGTGATTAAAAATGCTGCGCGGGAGCCTGAGATCGGCAACCTCATTGATATGCTGAAGGCTATGGGCGCTCAAATAGAAGGTCGTGATACCGACCGGCTGATAATCCACGGCGTCAACGAATTATCATCGGCTGAAATTGATATTATTCCTGATCGAATCGAAACCGGCACCTATCTCATCGCTGTTGGCGCAACTGGCGGCGAGGCGACAATCACAAACTGTAATCCCTCGCATCTTCCCTCGCTGTTGGAAAAATTACGGGCCGCCGGCCTCTCTATCCAGGAATTCGGCAATTCCCTGCATGTGGTTCGCAAGGGACCCTTAAAAAGTATTGATATAAAAACCATGCCATATCCAGGGTTTCCCACAGACCTTCAGGCGCAGGTCATGGCCTTGATGGCCACCGGCAACGGCTTGAGCGTGATCATTGAAACCATTTTTGAAAATCGTTTCATGCATGTCGCTGAATTACGGCGTATGGGTGCGGATATACGTACTGAAGGGCATAGTGCCATTGTCAACGGTAAGGGTGGATTGAGCGGCGCTCCGGTGATGGCCACGGATTTACGGGCCAGTGCTTCCCTGGTAATTGCAGGTCTTGCCGCCGAAGGAATGACCGAGATTTCCCGGGTGTATCATCTGGACCGTGGATATGATGATCTCGTGGGGAAACTCTCCGGAATCGGCGCAAAGATCAGCCGCGTGAAAGAATAA